The proteins below come from a single Leptotrichia sp. oral taxon 223 genomic window:
- a CDS encoding autotransporter-associated N-terminal domain-containing protein has protein sequence MSKTLLQLKKDLKAFAKRCKDFKYTDSALLVFLLSGLLISFGSLSAAETRKDSTINNQMHQISTSINQIRTDFKRARAENNKLVKGTNLELIQLMEQGDHVVKSPWSSWQYGINYFYNDWHGHYRGRGDKIDSFVYKRDDSIVNRSVYPGRIETKYGATTLGLIREPNAAMDVSAALTPKSVDKVAPAFTVQGAGGGFPNFATRVVKAPEAPSAPTSPTISVSPAPSIVFIGEGFGQGTSIGQNSFQGVYAQNFTSYTGNNAIVELSNTKGSISSGSMSLTGGTDTVYNNSNDVVQSGGFNAFISHVQDNDVNVNGNYDVTSTASHNLLFISLNPYEYGRNTNTDHKFSFNGHAVLHNNGSSTLVGFEHQLLANGPGGRENFTNVLNGSVTSIAENKGVIELNSGKKMIGMMIDTEYSKGDEARDGFIKTPQTNNENIIKISAGASESVGIDYGFYYSASPNSSVKIGNIIIDGKKSYGYRQSDYTNYSNSHGSNNAYYDNMNTVSGSNGSITINGEENVGMAIFQGKSTGDPISNFQNINITVNGTKNVGFLRDIPATANDANKIVLDSTKLGNIMFGNSATYDNALIRSAAGKVELAKAISVSTPTGALRNSVLQAVKDGKVSTTTSGKITVTSGDTVYGVTAGFDGVTGTAELETAGDIDMTAKNSIGIAVDNNRKGTNTASKVTMTGKNNTAIYNSGTFSQEGNITVDGEKSNGIFNKGTFTLTNNTVITAKNGANGIYNTAGGTFVNPDKLTVNVVDSTKKGVGVYSDATNVNLDGIKVDVNGGASAIVAKTGTISVKNNSKVSYNGEGYALYTLNNGKIDMTGSELTLDGQAVGFVVDGGSGSYSSGVTFGTGSTVKILSNDVILMGVTHPTTLNLSTFDSTLLSAAGGLTNTMINATAAPNYKLAVIEGLNGGKSFILDNDPLSSDGSFNKSLAVSTPTSQSYKFSRNLLIQRSILDVNADVKAVLSSADANTIKNVASGAPVIGLDISSSTGAASNAETGINVNGKTVTVDRTDAGDGAIGLYANFGKININSGTLNVETDTANTVNDQAVGVYAVNGSEVNNNSGNINVGGNNSIGILGLAYREDAAGNPVLNEFGGVAGQGKATINNDGNITLDGTGAKGVFVKNNNSASSVADSVATNKANGVITMSGAGAVGMYADKATLNNYGTIDLKTGSNAKIGMYGINNSDMTNWATGNIIVGDSVLSSASDVPNIGMYTADSVTLNNYGTLDIKDSSYGMYGENIHAYGTSKIKVAQNGVGIFSKGTAGTGTVTLDSGSEITTSASVKGKEAVGVFTAGTNSVNINDNGSKMDLKDWTFGYVIKAPGTLTTNASSNVTMDNETVYAYSDNNSSVIKNYTPIKATGNRNYGIYSSGTVDNYGNMDLKSGNGNGNIGIYSTAGTATNWATIDVGKTDKSTKSYGIGMATGYYDGTSSRNQGTIINKGTINVTEENSIGMYAVGRGSKAINAAGGIINLSGKNTIGMYIDQEAEGENYGTITGNGDNLKGVVVANQGKFKNYGTIQITGNKGIGIYTDKGVVSADGIDGPGAVNTGSFKNVYESQPTDEKVEGSVTIKVPPKATPVTVTINGVQVPITGVDTNVASPSATEVTVTSPSGVTVLDLAKSGLMNFSSGSKATSVGMYVDTSGIKYTNPIQGLSNLAGLTDINLYFGTEAARYTNARAIELGDNIIKPYNDALASLVTTGTVLNTNSSSLTWLAIPTKSAATGLYDKVYLVKIPYTDFVSEKDPNTYNFLNGLEQRYGVEGLGTREKELFNKLNDLGKGEQHIFTQAVDEMKGHQYANVQQRINATGNTLDNEFGYLRNEWRNPTKQNNKIKVFGARDEYNTDTAGIIDYKSNAYGVAYVHEDEKIKMGNSSGWYAGAVTNRFRFKDLGKSREDQTMIKLGIFKTMSPKADHNGALQWTIAGDVFTGVNSMKRKFWIVDDVFEAKSTYHSYGAALKNELGYDVRLSERTHLRPFGALKMEYGRFSSVKEDSGQMRLEVKGNDYFSVKPEVGMEFKYVQPLAVRTNLTVGLSAAYENEIGKLQKGNRAKVRYTTADWYNLEKEKEDRRGNGKFDLNIGVDNTRFGVTVNAGYDTKGNNVRGGIGFRAIY, from the coding sequence ATGTCAAAAACTTTATTACAGTTAAAAAAAGACTTAAAAGCCTTTGCCAAAAGATGTAAAGACTTTAAGTACACAGATTCTGCATTGCTTGTTTTTTTATTGAGTGGATTATTAATTTCTTTTGGCAGTTTATCTGCAGCAGAAACAAGAAAAGATTCTACAATTAACAATCAGATGCACCAAATTAGCACCTCAATAAATCAGATACGAACAGATTTTAAACGTGCAAGAGCAGAAAACAATAAATTAGTCAAAGGAACAAACCTCGAACTGATTCAATTAATGGAGCAGGGAGATCACGTAGTTAAATCGCCTTGGAGCAGCTGGCAATACGGGATAAACTATTTTTATAATGACTGGCATGGACATTATAGAGGCAGAGGGGACAAGATAGACAGCTTTGTTTACAAAAGGGATGACTCAATCGTAAACAGAAGCGTTTACCCAGGAAGAATTGAAACAAAATACGGAGCAACAACATTAGGACTGATAAGAGAGCCAAATGCCGCAATGGATGTATCAGCAGCACTGACACCAAAGAGCGTAGATAAAGTGGCACCAGCATTTACAGTACAGGGAGCAGGAGGAGGCTTTCCAAATTTTGCAACAAGAGTAGTAAAGGCGCCAGAAGCACCAAGTGCTCCAACAAGTCCAACGATAAGTGTAAGTCCGGCACCGAGTATAGTTTTTATAGGAGAAGGATTTGGACAAGGTACAAGTATAGGTCAAAACTCATTCCAAGGAGTTTATGCACAAAATTTTACAAGTTATACTGGAAATAATGCCATTGTTGAACTTTCAAATACAAAAGGATCAATTAGTTCAGGAAGTATGAGTTTAACAGGTGGAACAGACACTGTTTACAATAATAGCAATGATGTAGTTCAATCAGGAGGATTCAATGCTTTTATAAGTCATGTACAAGATAATGATGTAAATGTAAATGGAAATTATGATGTAACTTCAACAGCAAGTCATAATTTGCTTTTTATAAGTCTAAATCCATATGAATATGGAAGAAATACCAACACGGATCATAAATTTTCATTTAATGGACATGCAGTTTTGCATAATAATGGTTCAAGTACATTAGTAGGATTTGAGCATCAGTTACTTGCTAATGGTCCAGGAGGAAGAGAAAATTTTACAAATGTATTGAATGGTAGTGTAACATCAATAGCTGAAAATAAAGGAGTTATTGAGTTAAACAGTGGTAAAAAAATGATTGGTATGATGATTGATACAGAATACAGTAAAGGAGATGAAGCAAGAGATGGATTTATAAAGACTCCTCAAACAAATAATGAAAATATAATTAAAATTTCTGCAGGAGCTAGTGAAAGTGTCGGAATAGATTATGGTTTTTATTATTCAGCTTCTCCAAATAGTTCTGTAAAAATTGGGAATATTATAATTGATGGTAAAAAAAGTTATGGTTATAGACAAAGTGATTATACTAATTACAGTAATTCGCATGGTTCAAACAATGCATATTATGATAATATGAATACAGTTAGTGGTTCAAATGGGAGTATTACTATAAATGGTGAAGAGAATGTTGGAATGGCTATTTTTCAAGGAAAGTCTACAGGAGATCCTATCAGTAATTTTCAAAATATAAATATTACAGTAAATGGAACTAAAAATGTAGGATTTTTACGAGATATTCCTGCTACTGCGAATGATGCTAATAAAATTGTCTTAGATTCTACAAAACTTGGAAATATTATGTTTGGAAATAGTGCAACTTATGACAATGCTTTAATTAGAAGTGCAGCTGGTAAAGTAGAACTGGCTAAGGCAATTTCAGTATCAACACCAACTGGTGCACTTAGAAACTCCGTGTTACAGGCTGTAAAAGATGGTAAAGTTTCAACAACCACAAGTGGTAAAATAACAGTTACTTCTGGAGATACTGTTTATGGTGTAACAGCAGGATTTGATGGTGTTACTGGAACTGCTGAATTGGAAACAGCAGGAGATATTGATATGACTGCTAAAAATAGTATTGGAATAGCAGTAGATAATAATAGAAAAGGAACTAATACTGCAAGCAAGGTTACTATGACAGGGAAAAACAACACTGCTATTTACAATTCAGGAACATTTAGCCAAGAAGGAAATATCACTGTCGACGGAGAAAAATCTAACGGAATTTTTAACAAAGGAACATTTACATTGACTAATAATACTGTAATAACTGCTAAAAATGGTGCAAATGGAATTTATAACACAGCTGGAGGAACTTTTGTAAATCCAGACAAATTGACAGTTAATGTGGTTGATAGCACGAAAAAAGGAGTTGGAGTTTATTCAGATGCGACGAATGTTAACCTTGATGGAATTAAAGTTGATGTAAATGGAGGAGCTTCGGCAATTGTAGCAAAAACTGGAACAATAAGTGTAAAAAATAACTCAAAGGTTTCATATAATGGTGAAGGGTATGCACTTTATACGCTAAATAATGGTAAAATTGATATGACAGGATCAGAATTAACACTTGATGGACAGGCGGTTGGATTCGTCGTTGACGGAGGAAGTGGAAGTTATTCATCAGGAGTAACGTTTGGTACAGGTTCAACAGTAAAAATTCTTTCAAATGATGTAATTCTTATGGGTGTAACTCATCCGACTACATTAAATTTAAGCACTTTTGACAGTACGTTGTTATCTGCTGCAGGAGGATTGACAAATACTATGATTAATGCAACTGCTGCGCCAAATTATAAATTAGCGGTAATTGAAGGGTTGAACGGTGGAAAATCATTTATTCTGGATAATGATCCTTTAAGTTCAGATGGAAGTTTTAATAAGAGTCTAGCTGTAAGCACGCCAACATCACAAAGCTATAAATTTTCAAGAAACTTGCTAATTCAAAGAAGTATATTGGATGTAAATGCTGATGTTAAAGCAGTGTTAAGTTCAGCAGATGCCAATACAATTAAAAATGTTGCTTCGGGCGCACCGGTTATCGGACTTGACATTAGTTCAAGCACTGGGGCTGCAAGTAATGCGGAAACAGGAATTAATGTAAACGGTAAAACTGTAACGGTTGACAGAACGGATGCAGGCGACGGCGCAATTGGATTGTATGCAAATTTTGGTAAGATTAATATAAACAGCGGAACTTTGAATGTTGAAACAGACACTGCTAACACTGTGAATGATCAGGCTGTGGGAGTTTATGCTGTAAATGGTTCAGAAGTTAATAATAACAGCGGAAATATAAATGTAGGCGGAAATAACTCAATTGGTATTTTGGGACTTGCATACAGGGAAGACGCTGCTGGAAATCCAGTATTAAATGAATTTGGAGGAGTGGCTGGCCAAGGAAAAGCAACTATAAATAATGATGGAAATATAACATTGGACGGTACTGGCGCTAAAGGTGTATTTGTAAAAAATAATAACAGTGCTTCAAGCGTTGCAGACAGTGTTGCTACAAATAAAGCTAACGGCGTAATTACAATGTCTGGAGCTGGAGCGGTTGGAATGTATGCTGATAAAGCCACATTAAATAACTATGGAACTATCGATCTAAAAACAGGAAGCAATGCAAAAATTGGAATGTATGGAATCAATAATTCAGACATGACAAACTGGGCAACTGGAAATATTATTGTAGGGGATTCTGTACTTTCATCTGCTTCGGATGTTCCAAATATCGGTATGTATACGGCTGACAGCGTAACGTTGAATAACTATGGTACATTGGATATAAAGGATAGTTCTTATGGAATGTACGGAGAAAATATACATGCTTATGGAACTTCTAAGATTAAAGTTGCTCAAAATGGAGTTGGAATATTCTCGAAAGGGACAGCGGGGACAGGAACTGTAACATTGGATTCGGGTTCTGAAATTACAACAAGTGCCAGCGTGAAAGGTAAGGAAGCGGTTGGAGTATTTACAGCGGGAACTAATTCTGTAAATATAAACGATAACGGTTCAAAAATGGATCTTAAGGACTGGACATTTGGATACGTAATAAAAGCTCCTGGAACATTGACTACAAATGCAAGTTCAAATGTAACTATGGATAATGAAACTGTTTATGCTTATTCTGATAATAATTCTTCAGTTATTAAAAACTATACTCCAATAAAAGCGACAGGTAACAGAAACTACGGAATCTACTCTTCCGGAACAGTCGATAACTATGGAAATATGGACTTGAAATCTGGAAATGGAAACGGTAATATAGGTATATATTCTACAGCTGGAACAGCAACAAACTGGGCAACAATTGATGTAGGTAAAACTGATAAGAGTACAAAATCATACGGAATAGGAATGGCAACAGGTTATTATGATGGAACTTCATCAAGAAATCAAGGAACTATTATAAATAAAGGCACAATTAATGTAACAGAAGAAAATAGTATAGGAATGTATGCAGTTGGAAGAGGTTCTAAAGCAATTAATGCCGCTGGAGGAATAATTAACCTTAGCGGTAAAAATACAATTGGTATGTACATCGATCAGGAAGCGGAAGGTGAAAACTATGGTACTATTACAGGTAACGGAGATAATTTGAAAGGTGTTGTAGTGGCAAATCAAGGTAAATTCAAAAACTACGGTACAATTCAAATTACTGGAAATAAAGGTATAGGAATTTATACTGATAAAGGTGTAGTGTCTGCTGACGGTATAGATGGGCCTGGAGCCGTAAATACAGGATCTTTTAAAAATGTATATGAATCACAGCCAACTGACGAAAAAGTCGAAGGAAGCGTAACAATAAAAGTTCCGCCAAAGGCAACTCCAGTAACAGTTACAATAAATGGAGTGCAAGTTCCAATAACAGGCGTTGACACAAATGTTGCCTCGCCTTCAGCAACCGAAGTAACAGTTACATCTCCTTCAGGAGTTACAGTATTAGATCTTGCAAAATCAGGTCTTATGAATTTCTCTTCAGGATCTAAAGCAACAAGTGTGGGAATGTATGTTGATACATCTGGAATAAAATATACAAATCCTATTCAAGGATTAAGTAATTTAGCAGGACTTACAGATATTAACCTGTATTTTGGAACGGAAGCTGCAAGATATACAAATGCTAGAGCGATAGAACTGGGAGATAATATAATAAAACCATATAACGATGCACTTGCAAGCTTAGTTACAACTGGAACAGTGTTAAATACTAATTCAAGCAGCCTTACATGGTTAGCGATACCAACAAAATCAGCGGCTACAGGATTGTATGACAAAGTATATTTGGTTAAAATTCCATATACAGACTTTGTAAGTGAAAAAGATCCTAATACTTACAATTTCTTAAATGGACTGGAACAAAGATACGGCGTTGAAGGACTTGGTACGAGAGAAAAGGAACTGTTTAATAAATTAAATGATCTTGGAAAAGGTGAACAGCATATCTTTACACAGGCTGTAGATGAAATGAAAGGACATCAATATGCAAATGTTCAACAAAGAATCAACGCCACTGGAAATACTTTGGATAATGAATTTGGATATTTAAGAAATGAATGGAGAAATCCGACTAAGCAAAACAACAAAATTAAAGTATTTGGAGCAAGAGATGAATATAATACCGATACAGCGGGAATTATCGATTATAAGAGTAATGCGTATGGTGTAGCCTATGTTCATGAAGATGAAAAAATTAAGATGGGTAACTCAAGCGGATGGTACGCAGGAGCTGTAACAAATAGATTCAGATTTAAAGACTTAGGAAAATCAAGAGAAGATCAGACAATGATTAAACTCGGAATATTCAAGACAATGTCACCAAAAGCTGATCACAACGGAGCATTGCAATGGACAATTGCTGGAGATGTCTTTACTGGAGTTAATAGCATGAAGCGTAAATTCTGGATAGTGGATGATGTGTTTGAAGCGAAATCTACTTACCATTCTTATGGTGCCGCTCTTAAAAATGAGTTAGGGTATGACGTAAGACTGAGTGAAAGAACACATTTACGTCCATTTGGAGCATTGAAGATGGAATACGGAAGATTTAGCAGCGTAAAAGAAGACAGCGGACAGATGAGGCTGGAAGTAAAAGGAAACGACTACTTCTCAGTTAAGCCGGAAGTCGGAATGGAATTTAAGTATGTTCAGCCATTAGCAGTACGAACAAATTTGACAGTAGGATTATCAGCAGCTTACGAAAACGAAATTGGAAAACTTCAAAAAGGAAACAGAGCAAAAGTAAGATATACAACAGCCGACTGGTATAACTTGGAAAAAGAAAAGGAAGACAGACGAGGAAACGGCAAGTTTGACTTGAACATTGGAGTTGACAACACAAGATTCGGAGTGACAGTAAATGCTGGGTACGACACTAAGGGTAACAATGTTAGAGGTGGAATAGGATTCAGAGCTATTTACTAA
- a CDS encoding AEC family transporter, which produces MKELIFCLNATMPVFLLMILGYVFRKIGIIDLEFADKMNRFVFLALLPVLLFKELSLSDFSAIWDLKYLLFCFSATFFSITIMCIVSIFLRDKSIRGEFIQAGFRSSAALLAYAFVQNVYGEAKIVALMVIGAVPLYNVASVVILMLLRPKQGKLNRTVLKNTLKGVMKNPLILGILAGMVWALLKIPQPVIMKKSISTFSAAATPLGLLALGASFDVKEVFSKLKIVLVSSSFKLLILTAIFLPIAIKFGFKDEKLVAVLGMLGSPTTPTSFTMARGMGHNGAVTSGTVMVTTIMSIFTLTGWLYILKLAGLV; this is translated from the coding sequence ATGAAAGAATTAATATTTTGCTTGAATGCAACAATGCCTGTATTTTTACTGATGATACTTGGATACGTCTTTAGAAAAATAGGGATTATAGACTTGGAATTTGCAGATAAGATGAATAGATTTGTATTTCTGGCACTTTTGCCTGTGCTATTATTTAAGGAATTGTCGCTGTCTGATTTTTCGGCAATCTGGGATTTGAAATATTTGCTTTTTTGTTTTTCTGCAACATTTTTTTCGATAACGATAATGTGCATTGTTTCAATTTTTTTAAGAGATAAGTCAATCCGTGGGGAATTTATTCAGGCGGGATTTAGAAGCAGCGCTGCTCTGCTTGCTTATGCCTTTGTGCAGAATGTGTATGGAGAGGCTAAAATTGTAGCACTTATGGTAATCGGAGCTGTCCCTTTGTACAATGTCGCTTCGGTTGTAATTTTGATGCTGCTGCGTCCAAAGCAGGGGAAATTGAATAGAACAGTTTTGAAAAATACGTTAAAGGGAGTTATGAAAAATCCACTGATACTTGGAATTCTGGCTGGAATGGTTTGGGCATTATTAAAAATCCCGCAGCCAGTGATTATGAAGAAATCAATTTCAACGTTTTCTGCTGCGGCAACTCCCCTTGGGCTGCTTGCACTTGGAGCGAGTTTTGATGTAAAGGAAGTTTTTTCAAAACTGAAGATTGTATTAGTTTCGTCTTCATTCAAGCTCCTAATTCTTACGGCGATATTTTTGCCAATAGCCATAAAATTTGGATTTAAGGACGAAAAGCTGGTTGCTGTGCTTGGAATGCTGGGAAGCCCAACAACTCCGACTTCATTTACGATGGCAAGAGGAATGGGTCATAATGGGGCTGTAACTTCGGGAACTGTCATGGTTACGACAATTATGAGTATTTTTACGTTGACGGGATGGCTTTACATTTTGAAGCTTGCAGGATTAGTATAA
- the mnmA gene encoding tRNA 2-thiouridine(34) synthase MnmA: MGRKKVVLGMSGGVDSSVAAILLKEQRYDVIGVFMKNWEEKDENGVCMAEEDYKDVIAVAEQLEIPYYSVNFVKEYWDKVFTYFLDEYKKGRTPNPDVMCNKEIKFRAFLDYAMKLGADYVATGHYARIVHEEKDGKIKSTMLRGIDDNKDQTYFLCQLNQEQLEKVLFPLGEFTKPQIREIAVKYNLATAKKKDSTGICFIGERDFNKFLSQYLPAKGGNIVNTQGKVLGHHNGLMYYTIGQRKGIGIGNTKEGTGEPWFVVDKNLGKNELIITQGDNSALYSKGLIATDFNFINEVQFPLECTVKFRYRQKDTKAVINKLNENEYEVIFDEPQKAVTLGQIVVAYDGEVCLGGGVIDKIIK; encoded by the coding sequence ATGGGAAGAAAAAAAGTTGTGTTAGGAATGTCGGGCGGGGTAGATTCTTCAGTTGCAGCGATTTTGCTTAAAGAACAGAGATACGATGTAATTGGGGTTTTTATGAAGAACTGGGAAGAGAAGGACGAAAATGGGGTTTGTATGGCGGAAGAGGACTATAAGGATGTGATTGCTGTGGCAGAGCAGTTGGAGATACCTTATTATTCGGTGAATTTTGTGAAGGAATATTGGGATAAGGTTTTTACGTATTTTTTAGATGAATATAAAAAGGGAAGAACTCCTAATCCTGATGTGATGTGTAACAAGGAAATCAAATTCCGTGCATTTCTGGACTATGCAATGAAACTTGGGGCTGATTATGTGGCAACAGGGCATTATGCGAGAATTGTTCACGAGGAAAAAGATGGAAAAATCAAATCGACTATGTTAAGAGGAATTGATGATAACAAGGATCAGACGTATTTTCTTTGCCAATTAAATCAGGAACAGCTGGAAAAAGTGCTGTTTCCATTGGGAGAATTTACAAAGCCGCAAATTCGTGAAATAGCTGTAAAATATAATTTGGCAACGGCGAAGAAAAAAGACAGCACAGGAATTTGCTTTATTGGAGAACGTGACTTTAATAAGTTTTTATCGCAATACTTGCCTGCAAAAGGTGGAAATATTGTAAATACACAAGGAAAAGTGCTGGGGCATCATAATGGGCTTATGTATTACACAATTGGACAAAGAAAGGGAATTGGAATTGGAAATACAAAGGAAGGTACTGGAGAGCCTTGGTTTGTTGTGGACAAGAATTTGGGAAAAAATGAACTGATTATAACACAGGGTGATAATTCAGCGCTTTATTCAAAAGGCTTAATTGCAACTGATTTTAATTTTATTAATGAAGTGCAGTTTCCGCTGGAGTGCACCGTAAAATTTAGATACAGACAAAAAGATACAAAAGCTGTAATTAATAAGCTGAATGAAAATGAATATGAAGTGATTTTTGATGAGCCGCAAAAGGCTGTAACGCTAGGGCAGATTGTGGTTGCTTATGATGGTGAAGTTTGTCTTGGCGGAGGAGTTATTGATAAAATTATAAAATAG
- a CDS encoding ribosomal-processing cysteine protease Prp: MINIKIQRQKDKIIYFEIEGHADFSEYGEDVICAAVSSAGQITVNGLIETLELKKKLKFTEEDGYIVCDLKNSGLTDDELEKADILVESMYSYLKEVAKSYSDFVKLKEIKNKFKFTN, translated from the coding sequence ATGATAAATATAAAAATTCAAAGACAAAAAGATAAAATAATCTATTTTGAAATAGAAGGGCATGCAGATTTTTCAGAATATGGAGAAGATGTAATTTGTGCAGCCGTTTCATCAGCAGGGCAAATCACGGTAAACGGACTTATTGAAACTTTGGAACTTAAGAAAAAATTGAAGTTTACTGAGGAAGATGGCTATATTGTCTGTGATTTGAAAAATTCTGGATTGACTGATGATGAACTGGAAAAGGCGGATATTTTGGTTGAATCAATGTATTCATATTTGAAGGAAGTTGCAAAAAGTTATAGTGATTTTGTAAAACTTAAAGAAATAAAAAATAAATTTAAGTTTACAAACTAA
- the rpmA gene encoding 50S ribosomal protein L27 yields MLLKLNLQLFASKKGQGSTRNGRDSNPKYLGIKKYDGEAVKAGNIIVRQRGSKFHAGTNAKLGKDYTLFALTDGYVKFEKFGNGKKRVSIYPERVEA; encoded by the coding sequence ATGTTATTAAAATTAAACTTACAGTTATTTGCCTCAAAAAAAGGGCAAGGATCAACTAGAAATGGTAGAGATTCTAACCCTAAATATTTAGGAATAAAAAAATATGATGGGGAAGCTGTAAAAGCTGGAAACATCATTGTAAGACAAAGAGGAAGTAAATTTCACGCAGGAACTAATGCTAAATTAGGAAAAGATTATACTTTATTCGCATTAACTGATGGATATGTAAAATTTGAAAAATTTGGAAATGGTAAAAAAAGAGTAAGTATTTATCCTGAAAGAGTGGAAGCTTAA
- a CDS encoding malolactic enzyme, whose protein sequence is MMKSGYEILNNPFLNKGTAFTKEEREKYGLLGLLPPHIQTIDEQAKQVYEQFQKKDTLIEKRHFLMEIFNTNRTLFYFLFSKHVVEFMPIVYDPVIAESIENYSELFVNPQNAAYLSVKEPENIEAVLKNAADGRDIRLVVVTDAEGILGIGDWGTNGVDISVGKLMVYTAAAGIDPATVLPVVIDAGTNRKELLENDLYLGNRFERVRGDEYYNFIDKFVKTAEKLFPNLYLHWEDFGRLNAANILNKYENEIATFNDDIQGTGIITLAGILGALKISGEKLTEQVYMCFGAGTAGAGIARRIFNEMVAQGLSEEEAKKRFYLVDRQGLLFEDTEGLTPEQTPFARKRSEFTNANELTTLEAAVKAVKPTILVGTSTVPKTFTKEIVQEMAKHTARPIIFPLSNPTKLAEASAKDLIEWTNGKALVATGIPSDPIELNGITYEIGQANNALIYPGLGLGIIATKSKIVNDKIISAAAHSLGGIIDTTKPGAAVLPPVSKLTEFSETVALSVGQSVLDQKLNTEPISDLKEAIKNAKWIPEYKEMIL, encoded by the coding sequence ATTATGAAATCAGGCTATGAGATTTTGAACAATCCATTTCTCAACAAAGGAACAGCTTTTACCAAAGAAGAGCGTGAAAAATACGGACTATTAGGACTTCTGCCACCACATATTCAGACGATAGATGAACAAGCAAAGCAAGTTTATGAACAATTTCAAAAAAAAGATACATTAATTGAAAAAAGACATTTTTTAATGGAAATTTTTAATACAAACAGAACATTATTTTATTTTTTATTTAGCAAGCACGTAGTTGAATTTATGCCAATTGTTTACGATCCTGTAATTGCAGAAAGTATAGAAAATTACAGCGAACTGTTTGTAAATCCTCAAAATGCGGCTTACTTGTCAGTAAAAGAGCCAGAAAATATAGAAGCTGTTTTAAAAAATGCAGCTGATGGCAGAGATATTCGTCTAGTTGTTGTTACTGACGCAGAGGGAATACTTGGAATTGGAGACTGGGGAACTAATGGAGTAGATATTTCGGTTGGAAAACTTATGGTTTATACTGCCGCCGCTGGAATTGATCCCGCCACTGTCCTACCAGTTGTGATTGACGCTGGAACAAATAGAAAAGAACTGCTAGAAAACGACTTGTATCTAGGAAATAGATTTGAGAGAGTTCGAGGAGATGAATATTATAACTTTATAGACAAATTTGTAAAAACAGCTGAAAAACTTTTCCCAAATTTATATCTTCACTGGGAAGACTTTGGAAGATTAAATGCGGCAAATATTTTAAATAAATATGAAAATGAAATCGCAACTTTTAACGACGATATACAGGGAACTGGAATTATCACTTTAGCTGGAATCTTAGGCGCATTAAAAATTTCAGGCGAAAAGCTTACTGAGCAAGTTTATATGTGTTTTGGTGCAGGAACTGCTGGAGCTGGAATTGCTAGACGTATTTTTAATGAAATGGTTGCACAGGGTCTTTCTGAAGAAGAAGCAAAAAAGCGGTTTTATCTAGTTGACAGACAAGGCTTATTATTTGAAGACACAGAAGGACTAACTCCAGAACAAACTCCTTTTGCAAGAAAACGAAGCGAATTTACAAATGCAAATGAATTAACTACTTTGGAAGCCGCTGTAAAAGCTGTAAAACCAACTATACTTGTCGGAACTTCCACAGTGCCAAAGACTTTCACAAAGGAAATCGTTCAGGAAATGGCAAAACACACTGCAAGACCAATAATTTTCCCACTGAGCAATCCCACAAAATTAGCAGAAGCCAGTGCAAAAGATCTTATTGAATGGACAAACGGAAAAGCTCTCGTTGCAACAGGAATACCATCAGATCCAATAGAGCTTAACGGAATCACCTATGAAATTGGACAAGCAAATAATGCTCTAATCTATCCTGGGTTAGGACTTGGAATTATCGCAACAAAATCAAAGATTGTAAACGACAAAATAATCTCAGCAGCCGCACATTCACTAGGTGGAATCATCGATACAACAAAACCTGGAGCTGCTGTACTTCCTCCAGTATCAAAACTGACAGAATTTTCTGAAACTGTGGCACTGTCAGTTGGACAAAGCGTACTAGATCAAAAATTAAATACAGAACCCATAAGCGATTTAAAAGAAGCAATAAAAAATGCAAAATGGATTCCTGAATACAAGGAGATGATTTTATGA